Within Gammaproteobacteria bacterium, the genomic segment GTGTTGATAATAAGGGCTGCAAAATTCCACAGCCAAAAGTCGTTCCGCCTTTACCCTCTAAAGTCACCGTGCTTGATGGTGTCTATTTTACCCCAGGCTCTGATCAATTAAAGGCCGCCTCTAAAGCATCATTAAGACGAGTCGCAAATCAACTGATGCAGCACCCCGATATGCGGATGAAAATTATAGGTTATACCGACAATAGTGGCGTACGTGACTTAAATATTCATCTGTCACGCACTCGTGCCTATGCTGTGATGAATTATCTTGTAGAGCAAGGTGTTAATGAGGATAATGTCAGCGCTGATGGGGCTGGCCCAGCCAACCCTGTTGCTGATAATGGTACATCAAAAGGGCGCGCATTGAATCGACGTGTGGAACTTCACATGTTTGAGCGGTAGTAGGCGTGTGCTGATGCATCTGAGTCTTGGTCGAATGATCTTTTAATTCATAATTCAATTTAGAGACGGAGCAAAAATGAAAAAACTAAAAAAATTGACAGTTGCAGTAGGTTTGGGAATGGGGTCTATTGTGACAGGCGTGGCTATTGCTGCGGATGAAAATGGATTAATTGACGGTAACGAAATGGCTCCTACTGTAGACCTTACAGAATTTAATGCTGAAGATACAGGATGGAAAGGTCAGGTTGAATTGGGTGTGCTTTTGACGGGTGGAAATACTGAAAACCGTTCAATCAATGCCAGAGCAGGTATTAACCGTGAGGTTGAAAAGTGGCGCACATCCGCTGAAATTGCAGCGTTGAACACTGCGGATAAGGTGAACACAACGGCTGAAAAATATGGATTGCTGGGTAAAGTTGACTATAAGCTTGACCAAAAAAGCTATCTGTTTGGTGTGCTCACTTATGAAGATGACCGGTTCAGTGGTTATGAATACCAAGCCACTGAAAGTGTCGGCTATGGTTACCGTGTGATTGATAATAGAACCGTCGTGCTGGATTTTGAAGT encodes:
- a CDS encoding DUF481 domain-containing protein, with product MKKLKKLTVAVGLGMGSIVTGVAIAADENGLIDGNEMAPTVDLTEFNAEDTGWKGQVELGVLLTGGNTENRSINARAGINREVEKWRTSAEIAALNTADKVNTTAEKYGLLGKVDYKLDQKSYLFGVLTYEDDRFSGYEYQATESVGYGYRVIDNRTVVLDFEVGPGARQSKFDIAGSKSENEAILRLGGRLLWKISEKTLFSQSLVSDIGKDLTVTKSISALQAQVAGNLAMKTSLTLNNNSVIPANVTDKTNSELAVTLVYGF